The window GGCCAGACCTTCTCCAACACAAACCcttttccctggagaaaaaaaatatatatatatatgtatcacactttattaaaatacacatttactgtGACCAAATTCAAAACTTTCAGGATTGTTTTTAGAATTCTGTTTGTCATAAAAAAAGTACCTATTTGTTATACATAATGAAAACTCAAAATAATCACATGAAAGAGAAGCTTCTAAAAACATGAATTTAGGTTGCACCTTATACAAAAGGCTAAAAGAAAGAACCTCATTGTTGGGAACTTAAAGAATGTTATATCTGCCACTTTTAGCAGCACCTATTAAAATGTACCTGCAGAGAATGGCATAAAGGCTTCATTCTTCTTAAAGCGGCCATTGCTGTCCAGGAAGTGATTGGGATTGAATGTATTGGGAGTAATAAACATCTTGGAGTCATGATGAACAGAACATAGTAATGGATAGACATCTGTACCCTAAGGACATACAAGAGACATACAAGTGACCTTGAAGATGGTTTAATGAATTCTAAAATGTAATCCAATATTTAAACAACCTTCCTAATGgctttcatgttaaaaaaaaaaaaaaacacacacacacaaattaaaaaaaaatttatatatctatatatatatatatatacatacatacatacacacacatatacatatacatacatacacacacaaatatacacacacatacatatatacacacacaaatacctctataatatatatcatatacacacacagcGCGACATTGAGCAAAAGTTGCCTACCTTAGGAATGGTATATCCCTTGAAATGGACATCCTTTATAACCTTGCGTGGAACATTAAGTGGGAGGATATCACCAAATCTCTGGATCTCATGGATTAAAGCATCTGTATATGGCATTTTGCCCCTGTCTTCAATGTTTGGAATGCGATTTTGTCCAATCACCTGATCTATTTCTTCAATTACCTTGTCTGAATAGTATAATGATATGGGTATGAATGATAAAACTTTAACACACTCCGTCTACTCATATTTGCAGTGATACAGAGCAGCCAATTAGGAGTTCTTTCTTCTCCACCTACTCTTCACTCTTGAAAACTGAAATTTAATCGACTGTAAAGTAAATGCAGCTCCATGTTGTGTTTAAAAATCTCACTACCAAGTTCTCTTCAATATTCACCTTGTATTTCAGGATATTTCATTAGCAGGAAAAATCCATATCGTAGGGTAGTGCTGATTGTCTCAGTTCCAGCAAAGAACACGTTAAGTACACTCCTTATCATACTGCATGAATCAAAGTGTGGATTGTccttttcctaaagaaaaatatattgttagttGGTGCAGAAAAGGGAAAGGGTATATAAGTAAGAATATAGAtctgaaaaattctaataaacaATTTTCCTGTGAAGGGAAAATATTACAACTTCTATCCTGATAAAGATGTAATTAAGAGGAATCACTAACTGAAGTCTGAAGAGAACCAGCATATCTGAAAATTCCAATATTCATCATTTTCTCACATCATTCCATATACCACCATGTTCTCCAGTGATTTAGGAATGTCTGGCTCAAGTTCAGCCGGAGACATGTAGATCAACTCTTTGAAGTGTTTGCTATTAAATagacttgttttattttagtggCATAGGAACAGGgttgcagatgtttttattgGGACCAGGCCCCTACAGTATGGTGTAGGTAACCCCTGGCTTCCTCTTCCAGCCTTGATATTTGAAGGGGTCATCTTTCGGAGACAGGAAAGTAAACTGGTATTGGATGATTTTAAAAGTGGTAAAAGTGGGGTTACAGACAAGCTGAAGCTCCACAAAggttgggtggggggggggggaggaattTTATCCAAAGAGGTATTCCATGTTAAGTACGTTGTCCTACATGATAGGGGCTTTGTCAAAAATTTACACTgggtgtggggaaaaaaaaaaaaaaaaaaaggtactccGAGCCAAAATTCAATATATGGACCCATGGATCTGATCATGTTACTGAGAATTATAGGTTTTTAATGCAGGTTCCTAcagtttttgtttgtattttagatAAACCTGAACTCTGTTTTAAAGTATAAAGGTAAATTACATACTTGCAGTTGCTTTAGAAGAAAACAGTCAATGTAATCCCTGGGACAGTTGGGATCAAATGTCTCTTGGTTTATCCTCACTCTCTTCAAAATGAAATTTTCCAGTTTATTGAGATGCTTTAATATTCTATGGTGAGGTCCAGGAATGTAGTGCATGAATTCTGGAAGCATGTCCTGCAACTGGATAATAACAAAGTAAcagtatttttagaattgaccAGTTTAAGGTATTATTTAGGAACTTTGGCTAGCTTGAACAATAAACACtggcaactagggatgagcaagcgagaatattaggttcaaTCTCATGGTGAAACAGGCCTTTcacgcttaccgaaaatgtaagcaaaaactgccttctgattcaccgaaAGAtcaagctctcgccgaacagaaggatttccagggctgcatcatgcaggttaattaacctctagtgcccggggatcgcacactcttcttaatgaatgcagccacagctgtaatcattgagaagatgcccagcacagggtaacctcttgacattgtaataagtatctcttacaaatgatacatttgtatttgtaacaaatgttatcatttgtaagagattgtatacaatgtcaggaggttcccctttgctgggcatcttctcaatgattgcagcttttgctgcattcattgagaagagtgtgtgatccccagggcactagaggttaattaacctctagttccctggggattgcacactatggtcatcaatgattgcagccatgcaTGCAATCATTGAGGAGAGTGCGATCcccggggaactagaggttaattaacctctggtgccccggAGATCGTAATGGAACTGCAGATTTCACTGTGACCATGGGAACCATTCCCAATTTCCACCAATCCTAAGTCTgtaattaaagcccaactaaacccaaaatgcaACAAGGCAAATTCAAACATTTAGGTTTACACAATATCAGTTTTCTGGACCAAAATGTGCTTGTGCAAAGAATTCTCTCTCATTTTTAGTGTGAACTGTCAATCACTTGTGACCATATGACACTCAAGGTTGAACAACAAATGAAAAACTCCAGTTTACAGCATTAAAGTGAAAACAATGTTTCTGCATACATTGTTAGACATTTAAAGCCTAGAATTGGATGCCATTGTAGTTCCGGCAGCTGCTGTATGAACAAGAAGTGGAGAAATGTCATTCTTGAAGCTATTCTTGGACACTGTACCAGAGGTCTAGCACTTATTGTAATTTTGAAGTATAGTTTCTAAAGTTTACTCATGTTTCCTGATATTGTCTTTCTCAAAGAAGGATTTCATTGTGTGGCATATCTGGGAATGGGGGAAATTTTCCTTCCCCTCTGTAGAAAAATGCATGGAAAGGAAGAGCtaaataaaagggttgacaacttTGCAAAGGCATGTACAATTGCTTTTTCACATTCAATTAATTATGGAATAATAAAGCTCTTTGGAAATTTTGACTTTCCCATACAGTAAAAACTGCAAATACTGTTAATGTCAGGGCTTACAGAATATTAATccaaatgtaaaggtaaaaaaactgACATCTCAAGCTGTGCAGGGTCATTCTTTGGCCTCATGTTTTGTCTTTATAGAGTCACTTAATAAGTTTCTTACAAAGAATGTAGCAGTTGCAATATGCATCTATCAACATAATGTTATCATGAAATATTACGGCCTTCTTAAACCTTTATACTGCTTAGTATCTAACATGAATGTCTGTTCTCCAAGTATGCATGTTACCACATTATATGCATTtgaaaaagttgaattttttacAAGTAAAGTAATACCTGGAGCTATGCAGGAGGGGGGCATCACAGTGCAAGGTGCAGCATGGGAAAGAAGGGTTAAAGCTTGGGCAAGGTAGAGTTAAGGAGAAGTCTAAGGTGATTGGggaaattttattaaattgtggGAAGGAGAGGGTTTACATAAACAGGCAGGCATGGGTAGAGGTCATTCCGTTAGTTCAGGGGAAAGCGACAGACTGGAGATCCAGTGCAATTGCCGGATGAGTGAGGTGGAGGAGCTTCTGTTGCAGGCACAGTTGAAGGGAGTTGGGATGGCTGCAGGTGCAAGTGGCTTCCATGCTGCCAGAGGTGGTGACAGATTCCCAGGATGAGAGTCCAGGGTTACTGCATCAGTGGGTTCACCACAGACACCTCCCCCAGATTGCAACGTAGGTTAGGGAGCCTCTCAAGAGATCCTTTGGCTTCCTCTGCCCAGGAGGAAGCCTGGGAGAACTGTCTGAACAGTAGCCCCCACCACCTGTTATCCTCCATGGCTGTGAGGTGACTCCCAGGGTGGTGAGCAGGCAAGCACTGGCAGCTCAGGATAGAGGTTCACTAGTGTTGCACTATGGAGGAAGAGTGGCTCTGCAGGTACGAGCCTGTCCCATTGTTTGGCTGTCAGTCCTAGTTGGAGGGAGCACATGGCAGTGAAGCGTAGCATGGTGGAAGAATTGCCCTAAGCAAGATTGCTTCCAGGACACCCATAGGCCAGGACTAAAAGCTTGTAAGAAGCAGATGACATCACTAGTCTGGCAACATCTGCAGCTATAGAGGCTTGTTCCACCTTTGAGAACACCCAGGATGGCTGGAGATTTGTTTGTGGGGCTTTGTGGTCCCCTTGGCAGCAGTGAATGCTCGCAGGGAGTCCTGGCAAAGGTTTGGGGTGTAAAAGATGCCTATAGGGGTCAGCTGTGTGTGGGCATTTATGAGGGGGGATTACATTCTGGAAGGTAGTGACTTCCTCATTGGTCCACCTAGGCTTTGAGTGGCGTATGAACAGCGTGCATGTGGATCCCCGCCAGGTTGATAGAATGTGGGACTAGTGTTTGGCTGGGAAGTGAAATCATGCTGATGGGGGTGGGGGAATCAGATGGGATTTTGGGGGATACAGGTTTTAGTTTGTTGTTAGGAGGCAAAGGAGCAATTTTGGCAGGTGGGAATATTTGTGAATTACACGTTCTAAGATGGATCAGGTAGCTAAGGGGTTTGGTTTCAGAGCTTAGGGAATTGCGAGAGTCCATTGCTCGCCCAGTAGCCCCTCTACAGGCATATTTGGATGTGTGTCCAGATGTACTATGCTCCTTTTTGTTGCATGAAAGGGATGTTCCATCATTATTATAGGTTGGATAGACACTTGATAGGGTTATATTTAAGTATCAGACCCCCAGCTAAAATGGCAGTGGTGAAGACCTCAAGGACCTGCAACCAAGGATTTGTTTAATGCACAAGAGGGAGGGTGGTAATTGGGTTTTCAAgttatttgttttgcattgagCCAGTTATGTTGAGCAAAATATGATAGTTTAAGGTAAAATATCTGCTAggataaaaattttaataaagcagCTGTTAAGGCCATTTAATCCATACTATGTTGAGTGTTCTTTGGCATTCTAAAAAGGATGGGTTTTAGTATATGATTTTGGGTGATTTGATGCGTACAACCAAGCTACCTGGGTCGGGTGTTGGATAAATCCAAATAAACCTCTGGCTTTACACATAATACATAAATCAAGAAAAAGTATTGAAGGCCTTTCTAATActtgtgttaacatttttttaaacaggatttattgccaacatattacgcagcgctgtacattaagcatcacacctaatataaaaaatagaattaaaattgATGTATATGGGTACAAAGCAGGGATTATTGTGTAAAACTTTTAAACCTCCAATTCCTCTCTCTCAATTGCTGTTGTATGGCTGTTTTTATCAttactaaaaattattattttagccattatttattttaagtcaaTAAAATCAGTGCCACCTACCTGTCCCCAAGGAGAGCTGATTTCTTTGAAAGTTTCCCCAAACAATCTCAAAAGTTGCTGAAAACTGATTATCATATTCAAAACGATGCCCAAATACTAGAGAACAGATGACATTAGAAACAGCCTGCAGTAGAAGGTTTGTTGGGTCCACCAAATTTTCTGTTGGCAAGTGTAAAAATCTAGTTATTGGTTATACAACACTCAACTTTACTATGTGCATGCCTCAATTGCAGCATATGTGTTTTACTTGGGTTTAATACTTGAATACTCAGCTGGGGCTCATCCAGATTTGTGGCTTTCCTGTCCTGCCTTTGCAGCCCACATCTATTGACTTCCACCCAGGTGAAGGAGAAATCTCGAACAAAATCCCAGGCAAAGTAGGCATGTCCCAAACGTTATTACAGCTTTCTTGCTGCATTATCTACTCATGTCTTTCATGTGCTCATCCTTCCACTGGCTCCCATTGCCAATGTAAATCCAAACACTATGAAATCTGGAGTTAATAGAACATCAAAATTATATTGCACTTAGTGTTTTGACAAATGGAAGGGTTACAGGCTTAAAAGTGAACATCCTATTGAGTGCAGTGCCATCACTAAATCACAATATGCAACCTGTAATCCCATCACTGACATTTTACAAGAAGGTCTTTTTGGCATACCACCTCCATACATTCAAGTAGTAACAAACTATGAAAAAGttatgtttctaaaatgtttatgACCTTTGTAGGTGCATCGTAGGTAGATATCGTAGGGCATCCTAATCTAGGTCTACTACTGGTGTAGTAGGTGTTATCAGTAGGGAGCAGATGTTTCTTGTTTACATTAGACAGCATGAAGCAGGctcatttaatgtaaatgtttagttcttaaggtgcgtacacacttccaatttttatcgttcaaaacgaacgacgaacgatcgattgggcaaaaaatcgttcgtaaaaaagtaaccaacgacgccgacgaacgaggaaagtcgttggaaacgaacgaccggaccggcagatcggattggatgacgatcgttgaacatcgttcgtgtgtacggtcgttcgttgatcgtccagggcctgagcatgcgtaatgaacgaacgttcgttcactttcctgtcgtgcacatagttcctctatcgctcaaactatcgtatctattgtgtgtacaatatctacgaacgatcgtgtcgttatctctatgtgcaggatcggtgctatacgatcgttcgtaggtatcgtgcaggatcgttcgtcgttcgttttccaatgataataattggaagtgtgtacgtagctttagcatcCCCACAGAGCTAGCTGTATGTTCATAACtgttgaattcttttttttaaatagacaagataaagctctcctaggcttcTGTCTTCTGATTTGGCTGACCAAATTTATGGTGAAGCTGGTAACACCAGCTTTTGGAGGCAGAAAGGGGACACTTTGTGTAATTTGCCCTAATGTGTCAACCTACAATCATGCCAAGACCATAGAAAATACATTCTTAAAAACTGATGTAACAGTCAAGAGCATTTTTTGACAATTACATTTACTACTTAAAAAAGGTCTCATTCGAAATACTGTATAATtgttagattatttatttttcttgattataatgttaaatataacaattttatttacaaccAAAAGAAGGACAGCTAAGGAGGAAAGAAGAACAGTGATCTGCTTGAGGGACTGTTGGAAGTATGAATTTACGTCCAAGAGTTTGGTGGTTCCCTTTGGATCAGAGTCTTTTTCAGGCAGAAGCAGATCACTGATGGTTCCTGGAAGTGAGCCCGTGCTAGAGAAGAAATTAGTGAGCTGTGCATAGTTAGAACCTGTAATCTCACTGTAACTAACCACACACAGCTTTCACACTTGACGCCTGCTACATTTCTTAATCTTGTTTGGTCAATTTGGTAGTTTTTTACATATATAGggcggggaaaaaaaaaacagctaaaatagcCAGATGTTTCCTTGCTTGGTATGCCTATCGTCTGGATATTGGTTTGCAGGTTTTCCTTAACACAGGAGTGTAAAAACTCCAATGAAAAATGCCAAGtgtgccatttttattttcaggagtAGTAAACAGCAGGTCCAGTGTATAACTCATTTGTACAGGAGTCACTGTCAAAGCTCCTGCAACACAACCTAGTACATGGCTGTAGAAATGACAGCCTAGTCCTATAGGAGGCCTTGTGCACCTCTTACATAGCCCAACTGAAGTCACCTGTGAGATGATGGAACCAATAACACTAATGTAAGTCCTTGTGCTCTGGTCTTCATGTTAATGCATGGTGCAATAAAGGTAGATTGTGAcatgcatccaaaaaaaaaaaaaaaatcaagccttCAAGTATAATTCTTTAGAATGTATGTGTTGCCTATATGCTTGTGTTGCCTAGGTAGGGTTTCTACAGCACATGGCCCACATCTAATTTACTAGGAAAAACTACAAATTTGTTTATTGTAAGGCCTGTACATAATTTTCATATTGCACCCAAGACACAAAAGCAGACAATATACCTTGTAAGGATGTGAGCTCCACCATCAGAAACCCAACCTCTTCCTGAATCGTTTGCTCAATAGACTTCTTTCCCATTCCAAAGTTTCTAAGCCTGGTGATTGAAAACCTGCGCAAATCCTTCCATCCTTCTCCATTGCTAAAACCAACTCCTGCAAAACAGCAATCAACCAATAAGTAAAAGGTGCCTTATTTGCAAAATGCAGTGACCTTTAGCATCTGAAAAGGCTTTTTATTAACGTCACATTGAGATTTGCTGTAGCCCATAATGCTTGGTATTTTTCTTACCTTGTGAGGGATATTCTCACCTTAATCTGTTTTTCCACTTTCCTTGACAACATGTATTGTTGATCCAGATCTGTAAATACTAACCTCCCCTTCATTAACTCCAATCTATTTCTCCTAAAGGAGACATTCCTCCAAAAATGGACCAGTATTGGTCAAAATGTAATAGGAATTTATTTATGGTTTAATTATAGACTAAGCTGTATTTACATACTTAGGGTAAATTAACCTTACGAAACTCTTTGAAATAATTGTCAAAAGTAGGAAATCTTCCACGTCCACTAAACTCCTCCGGTAGGTCTAACAATGCGTCTTTAACTGCTTCATAACCGCTTAGGACAACAATAGGATGATGGCCAAAATAGAGGGTATATACTGGTCCATATTTCTCTGCAAACTTAACAGAATATAAAGGCCTTATATTACATACCAGAAAATAGGTTCTCAATAAAACAGAGCTTCTACTTTTAATCTTACAAagacacaaattttttttttgctttgtttgtgattaacttgtAGTGAAGAGTCTATACAGTACCTgaaaccacactgcctaataatgtgttgagacaaacatctgtcctaaaaacattaaaataatgtacctgttccgacttacatacaaattcaatttaggaacaaacctacagcccctaatcttgtatgtaacccaggtaCTACCTGTAGGGGATTAGGCTCTTCCAGCTTGCAGAAATTGCCTTAATGTGTTGGGCTACTGATGCAAGCCCTTACATCTGGtctgaccaaaaaaaaatacattactccTTTTTTACTCAAACCCTGGATCCTGATGTTGGAATCTTACAAATGAACCCCATAATTCTTCTCATCCAGAGACACGATGATATAAACAAAAGATCAAGAGCTCTATATATTTTCCCCTTTAACATTAGCCTTTACAACTTACTTCTGTTAAAGATTTGACAAGTTTTCCTCTTCTTATCTGTAGGACATTGCCAACAATAGGTAGTGGTGTTGGTCCTTGGATGACACAGGAGAGGATAAGGGCCAAGAGCACAATGCTTATCCATGAGATGTACATAGCTTATGAGATACTTCCAAATCCTCTAAAAGGAACAATTTATATAGTTAGTAGATaactgatttaaacatttttttcctggcacATTACCCCTATTGTGTatgaaaatgtttacagttaAACACTTAAGACATCAGTTAGCATTATTCTTACTTTTAGCTATAATTTCAACATTGATCAGTAATTCCTGTTTTTGGAAGTACTGCTCCCCCCCCCAGCTCTGACCACCAATAATTTAACCAAGAAAGGATCTCTCCCAGAGTGGCATTGAAAAAATAATGGTTGATAAGTGCATTGTGGTAACAGTTAGGTGAAGAATATCTGGAAGATATTGCTCATTTAGCTGCTATCAACTTATTAGCTAATGTAAGGTCAGCATAAGATATGTCTCCTTTAAAtcggaactaaaccgaaaacaaaaaaatgagacatctttaatcctgcaggtcccacTGATCCTTCCTGTGATCCCGTCCCATGTCATCATGGAATTCCTCTCGGtcctggtgccgccatcttcattctttctGTCTTCTTGCCATGTCACATGATCTCGTACTGCACAGGTacgaaatcaggtgacgtagcccactgtaaaggaaaacaattttaaaaaagcctATTTCACTGTGCTTGCATGATATTGTCATCCCTTAATAGAAAAAGGCAACAGCCCAGAGAGCTTTAAGTCTTGGTGCCTTAGGTCAGCAAGTGTTCCCTATATAGGCATTTTTTGCCAATGAATCatctttttttgaaaacacatttttcaatatCACTACTTATCAAGCAAATGAAGAAGCATAATTATGTGATCTAGGAGAAACACCGTGCCCACATTCTACCACATTATTGTCATCCTTATTTCATAtctcaaaatgtaaaactttaaatgttgGTGCTGCTCCCCCTGTTACTGCTGATGTTGTTGTCTGATGGATACAGCCATCAGCAGGACAAGAATTTTGTGCTACAGATATACAGAGATGTACACCTTTGCGTCCCCCACAGAAACTTCTTTCCCCTTCCcctcatatattttcttttgcatattgTCAGCAATAAGCAGCTGCTGTCAGTCCTTAACTGGAAAATATTTG is drawn from Pyxicephalus adspersus chromosome Z, UCB_Pads_2.0, whole genome shotgun sequence and contains these coding sequences:
- the LOC140343891 gene encoding cytochrome P450 2B4-like, yielding MSPAELEPDIPKSLENMVTECVKVLSFIPISLYYSDKVIEEIDQVIGQNRIPNIEDRGKMPYTDALIHEIQRFGDILPLNVPRKVIKDVHFKGYTIPKGTDVYPLLCSVHHDSKMFITPNTFNPNHFLDSNGRFKKNEAFMPFSAGKRVCVGEGLARMELFLFLTTILQNFKLTSKTTFVDEDLQLRMAGFANVPKDYEMFFIPQHPKHCRFLPTSNLTFL